In one Lolium rigidum isolate FL_2022 chromosome 3, APGP_CSIRO_Lrig_0.1, whole genome shotgun sequence genomic region, the following are encoded:
- the LOC124695291 gene encoding B3 domain-containing protein LOC_Os12g40080-like, whose protein sequence is MRIPQEVGSHLRKMIPESELVKLEDPNGSVYPVEVSRELGAIVLRSGWNGFVNAHHIEENNSILFVYRGNSSFKVHVFNSVGHEKYLSCSKPPSGIFGAVPPHAPCDHHVLNEQVVPNVGHAQTSTDFDYTILPECRLTMAQDEKVVQMAHTIRSEVPLYVAVMNKSNVCLKNCYVYIPLRLVDNFKEEIAIYTVQLQDPDKPVCVVGAKKHSDDLIVLKSGWNTFVASQCIQENDILIFRSKEKTCLEVFILDPSGRGKISSCSAMGNRSSSAQEMPDDSAQIVCSPPPHIIDLTNSDDDDIVREGVRKSCRVQNRVKRSTAKTQKMASTSSPSTKSGYGARKPHDRASVKLEVSSEPLSNNLQGPFRRPYIVARQTTLPMQVKRKVEEKVHAIGSELPIFVKEMTTTNIDGGSHTPGEMGFGMVYASACLPDKTQPVLLQLEDRKKQWHAMLSVSSRNQRRLHNGWKEFVEENQLKVRDICLFEVSSRNSTSLTMTVHLVRSVGSGAVALSHAMDPLSVVL, encoded by the exons ATG CGCATACCGCAGGAGGTTGGAAGCCATCTGAGGAAAATGATCCCTGAATCTGAGCTTGTCAAACTAGAAGATCCCAATGGCAGTGTATACCCCGTTGAAGTTAGTAGGGAGCTCGGAGCTATAGTTCTTAGGTCTGGATGGAATGGATTTGTGAATGCGCATCACATAGAAGAAAATAACTCCATTCTGTTTGTGTACCGTGGGAACTCCAGCTTTAAGGTTCACGTATTCAATTCAGTCGGTCATGAGAAGTACTTGTCCTGTTCTAAACCACCATCTGGGATATTTGGAGCAGTTCCTCCTCATGCTCCTTGTGATCATCATGTTCTGAATG AACAAGTGGTGCCTAATGTAGGACATGCTCAGACCTCCACTGACTTTGACTATACCATTTTACCTGAGTGCCGTCTAACAATGGCACAAGATGAGAAAGTAGTACAAATGGCTCACACCATCAGGTCTGAAGTTCCTCTGTATGTGGCAGTCATGAACAAGAGCAATGTCTGCTTGAAGAACTGCTATGTT TACATACCACTGAGACTTGTGGATAATTTCAAAGAGGAGATTGCTATATATACTGTTCAACTTCAAGACCCTGACAAACCTGTATGCGTTGTGGGAGCAAAGAAGCACAGTGATGATCTAATAGTCCTAAAATCTGGGTGGAATACTTTCGTAGCTTCTCAGTGCATACAAGAGAATGACATCCTCATTTTCAGAAGTAAGGAGAAAACTTGCCTGGAAGTTTTCATCCTTGACCCAAGCGGTCGTGGGAAAATCTCTTCATGTTCTGCCATGGGAAATCGTTCTTCCAGTGCCCAGGAAATGCCTGATGATTCAGCGCAAATTGTTTGTTCACCCCCACCTCATATCATTGACTTGACCAATTCTGATGACGATGACATCGTGAGAGAAGGCGTGAGAAAATCTTGCAGGGTGCAAAATCGGGTGAAACGCAGTACTGCAAAAACTCAGAAGATGGCTTCAACATCATCCCCTTCTACTAAATCAG GATACGGAGCTCGCAAGCCGCATGATCGGGCATCTGTGAAGCTTGAAGTCAGTTCTGAACCTTTGTCCAACAACCTCCAGGGGCCTTTCCGACGGCCCTACATTGTAGCCCGGCAGACAACTCTACCTATGCAAGTGAAGCGGAAAGTTGAGGAGAAAGTCCATGCAATTGGATCTGAACTTCCTATTTTTGTGAAAGAGATGACCACTACAAATATTGATGGTGGCAGCCACACCCCGGGTGAAATG GGTTTCGGCATGGTGTATGCTTCTGCATGTCTCCCGGACAAGACACAGCCTGTCCTGCTTCAGCTGGAGGATAGGAAGAAGCAGTGGCACGCCATGTTGAGCGTCTCGTCTCGCAACCAGAGGCGGCTTCACAATGGCTGGAAGGAATTCGTTGAGGAAAACCAGCTGAAGGTGAGAGACATCTGCCTCTTCGAGGTGTCAAGCAGGAACAGTACGAGCCTCACGATGACGGTCCATCTGGTCCGCTCAGTCGGAAGCGGAGCCGTAGCTCTCAGTCATGCCATGGATCCTTTATCTGTGGTTCTGTAA